The Coturnix japonica isolate 7356 chromosome 15, Coturnix japonica 2.1, whole genome shotgun sequence genome segment NNNNNNNNNNNNNNNNNNNNNNNNNNNNNNNNNNNNNNNNNNNNNNNNNNNNNNNNNNNNNNNNNNNNNNNNNNNNNNNNNNNNNNNNNNNNNNNNNNNNNNNNNNNNNNNNNNNNNNNNNNNNNNNNNNNNNNNNNNNNNNNNNNNNNNNNNNNNNNNNNNNNNNNNNNNNNNNNNNNNNNNNNNNNNNNNNNNNNNNNNNNNNNNNNNNNNNNNNNNNNNNNNNNNNNNNNNNNNNNNNNNNNNNNNNNNNNNNNNNNNNNNNNNNNNNNNNNNNNNNNNNNNNNNNNNNNNNNNNNNNNNNNNNNNNNNNNNNNNNNNNNNNNNNNNNNNNNNNNNNNNNNNNNNNNNNNNNNNNNNNNNNNNNNNNNNNNNNNNNNNNNNNNNNNNNNNNCCTGTGGAGCTGTGAATTTACACACATCATCCCATGTGTCCTggtcatgcaaaaaaaaagaagaaagtggcAGAGGAATGGAACTCTGGAGTGTCTCGTCTGCCCTCCTTCACAAAGAGGGAGTGTGTTGTCATCTCTAGATGGGCTCAGCCTGGCTTTGTCTGGAGAACGCAGGAATACACAAAGAGCAGAGATTTTACCACCATTTTGGTGTTCTCTGAGTGTTGCACCACCACTGCCATATGGAGAATATGATGTGCAAGCAGAGGCAGAGGGACAGGATTTGTTTATTCTGGAGAAGAAACGGCAAAAGAAAGAACTAATCACTGCTTTCAAAAGTGTGAAGTGGGGttaaagaaaagacagagcCTCTTGGAAGTGTACAGTGATGAGATGAGGCAATGTGCAGGGGCTGAGACAAGGGAAATTCTGATTAGGTAATAGGGAAATGATCCCAATGCTGAACTGGagacccagagaagctgtggtattttctgtttcagtcaaaaagaaataaatgaaaagagaacaatCCCACTTACTTCAGGTTTAATCTTTACTTTAGGTTTGCTGGAGACCTTATATCTGTATCCAAAGAACAGACGTGTGAATGGAGGAGGCTTGGGAATAAGCCTTGAGTTCCAACTCATCTCTCGTCTTTCAATGGCCTGTGAACATCAAGGATCGCTTTTGAGAGTTGAAAAGAGAGCTGCAGGTAGCTTTCAGTGTGCTTGGAAAGTCGAGAAGAGAACAACCTGATCAGGACAGAGCCCTGAATGTGCATTACAGGCAGTGCTGTCAGAGGGGAAGGGCTGCAAGCAACAGGAGAGAATCTGCTATGCAGTCATCTATTACTGTGCgtggcagcagccagcatgTCTGACATGTGCTAAGCTCTACGTTGCAGAGCATCCTGTGCCATGTCTTTGCTCATGCTGGGATATGTTGTCCCAGccaaaaacacagagagattCCTGGAGGCAGGAAACACCAGAGCAAAACTGAGAGGGCTCTTTGCTTATCAAATCCATTCCCTGCAACTGCAGCCTCCCCAGATGCCTCCCTCCGAACTGGTCAAGCTCCCTCCACCTTACCTGCCTCACAGAGATGTCATCTGGGATCAGGTAGAGATGCAGGGTTGTATTTGcggcagagagctgctggaagaTCAGCACTAAGGAGTGCACAGGGAGAGAAATGGCTGAACGTAACTTTCTCCAAACCACCccaagaagagagaaactggGATTCTCCAGGACAGCAGTGAAAGCCATCACTTTTTTTGGCTGCTGTATGGTCATCTTCTCAAATTCAAAATGGGCAATGGAGCACCCACTGGTGTCTACATCTAAAAGAGATGGGAAAGACAACAAGGTTCTGCTTTGCAACCTGCCTGGGTACCTCCTTCTCTTTGAGGGTTTATTAGAACGAAGGAGACACACCCCAACATAAAATCACACGCTCTGCTTTAGGGGTGAAGTATACCCGGAATTTATATAGTTCCTGAGCCCAGCAGGGTATTACAGGTCTTTGCTAGTCTTCCTCTGGGCTCAGAAAAACGCAAACTAGAGGCAGCAGCTTGGGACTACTCCGAAGCTGGGGGAGAATGTTGTGGGTCATCACAGCCACTGGGAGAGGAGAATGCAGTGGTGTGAGTGCAAAGCAGGTGGTGGGGAAGGGAGCACTGTGAAGGTTtaataaaacatgagaaaagGATGGAGGATGGCAAAGCAAGGTGGAAGAATACAGGAGAGTACAAGCTAGTTGTGAAGGGGGAAATAATTTGATCCCCTCTGGAGAGAGGTACCCAGGAGATGTTTTGTTAAGTAGCTGTTTTGTGCCCACATGTGTGAGCAGGCCATGGAGGCATGCCGGGGGTACAGGAACTGGAGGCTGAGTGAAAGCAGGCTGGCAGAACCCAGGTGCCTGAGGGGCAGTGGGCTGTGCCATGGTGCAGGTCCCACAGCTGCCATACTTGACACGCAGATGAAGTGAGGGAGATACACATCCTGCACGGTTCCAGGCAGCACCCAGATGTTGAAAAGAGGTCCAGCAGGTTCCCACAAGTTCTGGTCAGTCTCTTTCAGATGGGTACGCCAGTCGGCGTATCTGTACACAATGGTGGCTGCTGACTCCACCTCAAAGGCAAGGCCTGTCTCAGAGCACTGGAAGATGCCTGGTCCAGGGAGACAAGCTCTGCAAGTGGGAGAGAGGGCAGGCTCACACATGGTGCAATGAGGGCTTTTGGAAAGCGTTCCCACTTCTCCCAGGAGCTCTTACTTGTATATTTTTGGTTCCCTCCAAAAGTGTGGATCTACCTCTGGCATCACTCGTTGAAGTTTCTGCAAGAAAAGTGTGAGTGGTTTGGGGCTGAATGGGATGTTGTGCACTGGATGCCACTAGCAGGAGGcgtgctgagagctgcagtgaagCGCAGTGCAGGCTGGCCCATGGGTTGCGTACtacacaagcagcagcagggtaatgagcagctctgcccaagCAATgccattttgatttttttgttcccctttcCAGAATACAGAactaaaattaagaaatgatGGTGAAGGAGAATTAGTTTGAAAGCGGAAATGGTGTGTTGCAAGTGAGGTGTTTGGAGGCCTGGTTGCAGAGACATTTCTCTATTTGTAGGCTCAGACACATGGTGTAAGGTGACCCAGCATGGTGCCTTCTTTCAGCTGCCTGGCACCAAGCAGCCCCCAGACACCCTCTGATTTCACTCAGACACGTGACATGGTGCAAAGCAGCTGTTAAGCAAAGGATTGCTTATGATAGTTGCCTGGTGCTTTCATTTacctgctgctgtggttgtATACCATGCATATGGTGTTTCTTTTACGTTTTCAGAAGAAGGGGACTACAGACCCTGCCGTGTGGTGTCCAGGAAACATCACTCATCAGTGAATGAGGCCAGGAAAATCAATTACTGCTAACCACCCTGGGATCCATGGCAGCATGGGACTTTTctgaggcaggcaggcaggctcAGTGCTGACATGCATGCTCATGACCCTTGATCGTGGCTGCTCAATGCTGTCATTTATCATGGTGCCCTTGAAGAAATCTGGACAACTGTCACAGGAAGGAGGGCTGACCAGTTATCCCCATTGGCACACAGAAGGCACCACTTAGTGCATGTGTCCCTGATGCATCAACAGGAAAGATAATGGTTAGATACACAGAGCATTACCTGTATCCCCAGACTACGGGTTTCACACATTGATTTGGGGGATGTATTTTGTACATGGAAGTTCTAGATAGTGAAGTTTAAGTTTTCTGGGAGAGAAATTGTTGACGGCTGACTTGCttcaagagagagaaaacagtggacacagaaagatgaaatatttattaaggGAAACGTTTAGATGGAATTTGGCATGCAAGTGTGTGGAAATGAGCCTTTCCACTAATGTAAAACAGATCAGTGCGTGCTTTGTTAGTGCAGCAAGGAGAATTTACTGTTCTGGAGTCCAAAGAATTGCTGTGAAGAACAGGTCCTGAAGATAATTTGGGAGCTGAGGGATGCCTGCTGTGCCCTGCGAAGGCCACCAGgctggtgcagagcagagctgcaggcaagGAGCCTTACCTGCCTCACACAGCGACAGCTTCTCTCCTGTGCTGGGACATCTGACTGTGGCCTCTTCTGGAGTTCCTGGAGGAGGGAACACAGGAAGAGCACTCCCAAGCCATATTTCTGCACTCTGATGTGCTTGCTTGCCAGgggcatagaatcatagaatcatagaatttctgaggttggaaaagaccttaaagatcatcatgtccaactgCAACCGAACCATACTTCCCTAACTCATTTCAGCCCTCCACTAAATCCTgtccttgagcaccacatccaaatgatTTTTAGACTCATTCAGGGATGttgactcaaccacctccctggggagccttATCCAGTGCTTAATGACCTTCCCTGAAAAGAATTTTCTgctaatatccaatctaaacttaCCCCGGTGCATCTTGAGgctatttcccctcattctgtcatctgtcaccagtgagaaaagaccaGTCCCACTGTTGCTGTaatcacctttcagatattggaagagtctcctctcagcctccaCTTCCCCAGACtgtgaacagccccagttcaTTCAGACTCTCCTCATAGgccatattctccaagcccttccccagccttgctgcccttctctggacctgctccagcacctccatgtcctttttgtactgaggtgcccaaaactgaacacagcactcgaggtgaggtctcaccaatGCCGAGcacaggggcaggattacttACCCAGTCCTGCTCACAACACTATtcctgatacaaaccaggatgccattggccttcttggccacctgggcacacagctgcctCATATTCAGCCAGTCCaccagcacaccaaggtccttttccatcaggcagctttcagccattcctccccaagcctgtagggtttCCTGgagttgttgtgaccaaaatgcaggacccgacacttggccCCATTGAAACTCATGCAGTTTGCCTTGGCCCatcgatccagtctatccaggtctctctgtagtgcctttctcccctcaggcagatcaacattCCCTCTCAGCTTGGTattgtctgcaaacttgctgagggtgccctcaatcccctcatcaaggtaGTTAATAAAGAAGTTAAGtagaagcagccccagcaccgaGCCATGTGGGACACCACTTATGGCACTGAGCAGAGACTGATAGGTCTGTAGCTGCCAGGATCATCTTTCAGGCGTTTATTGAAGACGGGCGTCACATTTGCCAGTCCCTGGGACATTTCTGGTTAGCCAGGACTACCAAAggatgatggagagtggcttggcaaccacatccaccaactccctcagcactgcagggtgcAGTGCATCTGGCCATGTGGACTTGTAAGCATCCAGCTTTTGAAGGAAACCCAAAATCACCTTGTTGTGGATTATGCAGGGCTTATTCTGTTCCCCATCTATCTACAAGTTGAACGGGATGTGTGCCCAGGGAGTAACAAGTCTTACTATTAATGACTGAGTCAAAGAGGGCATGAGGAGAGGCCTCCTGGAGGTGGCAGAGGACAACCCAGCTGTAGGACAGATCCCTGTGTGGTGGCTGTGGGATCAAGGTGCCCAGTCTTAACCAGTGCCCAGTCCTGTCACACTTCTCCATCTGTCCCAGGCCTCAGGCACCCCACCAGACCTTACCTCTACACTTGTTGAGGTGATGTCTGCCAATTGGCTCTTCGTATCTATAGTTGAGGCGGCATCTGCTGAAGCGCCCTGCATTTCTATCTCTGAGgtattttcttctaaagcaTTCCAGAAATCCAGCTCTGCTTCGTGATCATCTGTAGACTGGGAAAAGAAGATGGTCATTGTCTCTACAACTCACTGCAAGGAGAATGCTGCTGAGGAAGGTGTTGGTCTCTTCCCTTGGTGACAAGTGATAGGAAGTGAGGTGGCACTGGGGAAGTTCAGGCTGAATGTCAGGAAGAATTTGTTCCCAGAAGGGGTGGCCAGGCattgggacaggctgcccagggaggtggtggagtcccaGTCCCTGCAGGTATTTAAGGGACGTGTGGCTGTGGCCCTGAAGGACTAAGAGTCAAGGTGGATTTGCAGTgttaggtggatggttggacttgatcaaATGGAACTTTTCCAAGCAAATTGCAGCCATTCTACCTTCACCCAGtcttccccatcccaccagCTGCACAGTCCACAGGTGCACCACCGCATGCTCCCAGATTTACCTCAGCTTCCATGTATGAATTGGACACGCTCAGCACCCATGCGGATTCCCTCCCTCCACAAGAGTGTCACTGAGGACTGTGATCGTGCCTGAGACATCTTCCTTGCCTTCTAATGCAGCTGACCCACCACCTCACATTGCAACAGCAGAATTCAGCAGAGGAGAGCTCAGGTTCCCAGTCCCATCAGGGGAAGCATTCCCCCACgtccatttccctttctgccCTCCCCTCCCAGTTCTTCC includes the following:
- the LOC107321358 gene encoding uncharacterized protein LOC107321358 isoform X8, with protein sequence METTSSSTFPISVTSELGKNISVPVSLDDTVLDLNMKLFAMDSCFYPSQSRLVHDGQRLMNEQTLRHYNITSNSSIQQFHKSRGGGSAALEGKEDVSVRGGGSAALEGKEDVSATDNQERIYQADSSRSSSMVILHGGSAHADLTIETKSLLAGITSTSVEELQKRPQSDVPAQERSCRCVRQKLQRVMPEVDPHFWREPKIYKACLPGPGIFQCSETGLAFEVESAATIVYRYADWRTHLKETDQNLWEPAGPLFNIWVLPGTVQDVYLPHFICVSNVDTSGCSIAHFEFEKMTIQQPKKVMAFTAVLENPSFSLLGVVWRKLRSAISLPVHSLVLIFQQLSAANTTLHLYLIPDDISVRQESLCVFGWDNISQHEQRHGTGCSAT
- the LOC107321358 gene encoding NACHT, LRR and PYD domains-containing protein 1a-like isoform X1, whose protein sequence is METTSSSTFPISVTSELGKNISVPVSLDDTVLDLNMKLFAMDSCFYPSQSRLVHDGQRLMNEQTLRHYNITSNSSIQQFHKSRGGGSAALEGKEDVSVRGGGSAALEGKEDVSATDNQERIYQADSSRSSSMVILHGGSAHADLTIETKSLLAGITSTSVEELQKRPQSDVPAQERSCRCVRQKLQRVMPEVDPHFWREPKIYKACLPGPGIFQCSETGLAFEVESAATIVYRYADWRTHLKETDQNLWEPAGPLFNIWVLPGTVQDVYLPHFICVSNVDTSGCSIAHFEFEKMTIQQPKKVMAFTAVLENPSFSLLGVVWRKLRSAISLPVHSLVLIFQQLSAANTTLHLYLIPDDISVRQAIERREMSWNSRLIPKPPPFTRLFFGYRYKVSSKPKVKIKPEPHLPFCYKES
- the LOC107321358 gene encoding uncharacterized protein LOC107321358 isoform X9, whose product is METTSSSTFPISVTSELGKNISVPVSLDDTVLDLNMKLFAMDSCFYPSQSRLVHDGQRLMNEQTLRHYNITSNSSIQQFHKSRGGGSAALEGKEDVSVRGGGSAALEGKEDVSATDNQERIYQADSSRSSSMVILHGGSAHADLTIETKSLLAGITSTSVEELQKRPQSDVPAQERSCRCVRQKLQRVMPEVDPHFWREPKIYKACLPGPGIFQCSETGLAFEVESAATIVYRYADWRTHLKETDQNLWEPAGPLFNIWVLPGTVQDVYLPHFICVSNVDTSGCSIAHFEFEKMTIQQPKKVMAFTAVLENPSFSLLGVVWRKLRSAISLPVHSLVLIFQQLSAANTTLHLYLIPDDISVRQAIERQR